In the Aneurinibacillus soli genome, one interval contains:
- a CDS encoding 5-oxoprolinase subunit C family protein — MCIRVKKPGLLTTVQDTGRFGFQKYGVLASGAMDTMALRLANLLEGNEEQAAALEITLLGPQLVFEKATLVALAGGNLSPAVDGVPIPLWRPVYIPAGSMLTFGGAVSGCRTYLAVAGGICVPDVMESRSTYLRAGIGGFHGRALQAGDVLKTGEVACLMKAPSDEVSVLSWGVSHEIRPAYEENPVLRVVRGPEFESFAEESRQKFWHESFRVTPQSDRMGYRLADVSLALAEPLEMVSSAVSFGTIQVPPEGNPIVLLADRQTAGGYPRIAQIISVDLPLIAQVKPGEHVRFEEVSLEEAQALYVKREYDIAQFKQGLALQVR; from the coding sequence ATGTGTATCCGAGTAAAGAAGCCGGGTCTGCTTACAACTGTACAGGATACCGGACGCTTTGGATTTCAGAAGTATGGTGTGCTAGCAAGTGGTGCAATGGATACGATGGCGCTTCGGCTGGCTAATCTTCTGGAGGGCAATGAGGAGCAGGCGGCAGCCCTTGAGATTACGCTTTTAGGGCCCCAGCTTGTATTTGAGAAAGCGACGCTTGTTGCGCTTGCGGGTGGCAATCTTTCTCCTGCTGTTGACGGTGTGCCCATACCACTCTGGCGACCTGTATACATACCCGCAGGAAGTATGCTGACATTTGGAGGCGCTGTGTCAGGCTGCCGGACGTATCTCGCCGTCGCTGGTGGGATTTGTGTGCCAGATGTGATGGAAAGCCGAAGCACGTATTTGCGAGCTGGGATTGGTGGATTTCATGGCCGGGCCCTTCAGGCGGGAGATGTGCTCAAGACAGGAGAAGTTGCTTGCTTAATGAAAGCGCCATCAGACGAGGTATCTGTTTTGTCGTGGGGAGTAAGTCATGAGATTCGTCCGGCATACGAGGAGAATCCGGTACTTCGTGTTGTACGTGGACCGGAATTCGAGAGTTTTGCAGAAGAGAGTAGGCAGAAGTTCTGGCATGAGTCATTCCGTGTAACGCCTCAATCTGACAGGATGGGGTATCGGCTGGCAGATGTTTCGCTGGCACTGGCAGAGCCGCTTGAGATGGTATCGTCAGCTGTTAGTTTCGGCACGATTCAGGTGCCGCCGGAAGGAAATCCAATTGTGCTGCTGGCAGACCGACAGACGGCTGGCGGATACCCGCGTATCGCTCAGATTATTAGTGTGGATTTGCCACTGATTGCCCAGGTGAAGCCGGGTGAGCACGTACGGTTTGAAGAAGTTTCACTTGAGGAAGCGCAGGCGCTGTATGTGAAGCGAGAATACGACATAGCACAATTCAAGCAGGGACTGGCCCTGCAAGTTCGATAG
- the pxpB gene encoding 5-oxoprolinase subunit PxpB gives MRYFPLGDTAVVVEFDTIIGSSSHEKVRLLSLYLDQHPFAGMIEYIPAFTTVTVFYDPFVLRYAEARAELKRAVSQAAHIVVEQKARTVEIPVCYGGKFGPDLEDVASHNGLTVEEVVHIHSGGEYLVYMIGFAPGFPYLGGMSERIAAPRRSSPRLSIPAGTVGIAGMQTGVYPIETPGGWQLIGRTPVPLFRPDMNPPTLLMAGDMIRFRPITQDEYENWEGDVVCVSE, from the coding sequence ATGCGATATTTTCCATTGGGAGACACCGCAGTTGTGGTGGAGTTTGATACGATTATCGGGTCATCATCTCATGAAAAAGTTCGACTGTTATCGCTGTATCTCGATCAGCACCCGTTTGCGGGAATGATTGAATATATTCCTGCTTTTACAACGGTGACCGTATTTTATGACCCGTTTGTTTTGCGGTATGCAGAGGCGCGAGCTGAGCTAAAGCGGGCTGTATCACAGGCGGCACATATAGTAGTGGAACAGAAAGCGCGTACAGTGGAAATACCGGTATGTTATGGAGGGAAATTCGGACCCGATCTGGAGGATGTCGCATCGCATAACGGGCTGACAGTAGAAGAAGTGGTACATATCCACAGTGGCGGAGAGTATCTAGTCTATATGATCGGCTTTGCACCAGGATTTCCGTATTTGGGTGGCATGTCTGAGCGGATTGCGGCACCGAGACGCTCATCTCCGCGCCTGTCCATTCCAGCAGGAACGGTTGGGATCGCTGGGATGCAGACAGGGGTATACCCGATTGAGACACCGGGCGGCTGGCAACTGATTGGTCGGACACCGGTTCCGCTATTCCGTCCGGATATGAACCCTCCGACACTGTTGATGGCAGGGGATATGATTCGCTTCCGACCGATTACACAGGACGAATACGAAAACTGGGAGGGGGATGTCGTATGTGTATCCGAGTAA
- a CDS encoding thiolase family protein: protein MRDVVIVSGMRTPIGDFSGALKSLTAVELGIIALKAAIEKAGIAAEQIEEVLAGHVYQAGCKGNPARQVALGAGCNVETVAATINQQCPSSIRATEILVQEIMLGKVEIGAAVGFESMTNVPHLLHKARDGFRLGGGEFVDSLLHDALIDPYNNYHMGVTAENLAEQYEISREEQDAHALLSHQRACQAIKEGNFKNEIVPVEVQTRKGTIVIDTDEHPNQETSLESLGKLRPVFKKDGTVTAGNASSLNDGAAALIIMSADKANELGLKPLARIVATASAAVDPKVMGIGVVPAVERALKFADLSIDDIGYWEINEAFAAQFLAVNRELKIDIENVNANGSGVSLGHPVGSTGVRLLVTLLNEMKRRGVRYGCASLCAGGGPAAAVIVEALD, encoded by the coding sequence ATGCGTGACGTCGTAATTGTAAGTGGAATGCGGACACCAATTGGCGATTTTTCCGGAGCATTAAAAAGTTTGACAGCAGTAGAGCTTGGGATTATTGCACTAAAGGCAGCGATTGAGAAAGCGGGCATTGCCGCCGAGCAAATTGAAGAAGTGCTGGCAGGTCATGTGTACCAGGCTGGATGTAAAGGAAATCCAGCTCGTCAGGTCGCACTCGGAGCAGGCTGCAATGTAGAAACGGTGGCGGCAACGATTAACCAGCAGTGCCCATCCTCTATCCGGGCAACAGAAATTCTTGTGCAGGAGATTATGCTCGGCAAAGTTGAGATTGGGGCTGCAGTTGGTTTTGAAAGTATGACGAACGTGCCGCATCTGCTGCATAAAGCACGGGACGGCTTCCGTCTGGGGGGCGGAGAATTTGTTGATTCGCTGTTACATGACGCACTTATTGATCCATACAACAATTATCATATGGGCGTAACGGCCGAAAATCTTGCCGAGCAGTATGAGATTTCTCGTGAGGAGCAGGATGCACATGCGCTGCTCAGCCATCAACGTGCTTGCCAGGCGATCAAGGAAGGGAATTTCAAAAACGAAATCGTTCCAGTTGAAGTACAAACGAGAAAAGGAACCATTGTTATTGATACCGATGAGCATCCGAATCAGGAGACGAGTCTTGAGTCCCTGGGCAAATTGCGTCCGGTGTTCAAAAAGGACGGAACCGTGACAGCTGGTAATGCGTCCAGTCTGAATGATGGTGCAGCGGCCCTTATTATTATGTCCGCAGACAAGGCAAACGAGCTCGGTCTCAAACCGCTCGCCCGTATCGTGGCTACGGCTTCTGCGGCAGTTGATCCGAAAGTAATGGGAATCGGCGTCGTTCCAGCGGTTGAGCGTGCGCTCAAGTTTGCGGATCTGAGTATCGATGACATTGGCTATTGGGAGATTAACGAAGCATTTGCCGCCCAGTTCCTTGCGGTGAACCGGGAGTTAAAGATCGATATCGAGAACGTAAATGCGAACGGTTCCGGCGTATCCCTAGGTCATCCGGTTGGTTCGACAGGTGTCCGGTTACTTGTGACGCTGCTTAATGAAATGAAGCGCCGTGGTGTCCGGTATGGCTGTGCGTCTTTATGTGCAGGCGGGGGCCCGGCTGCGGCTGTGATTGTGGAGGCGCTTGACTAG
- the pxpA gene encoding 5-oxoprolinase subunit PxpA, producing MYKVDINCDMGESFGAYRMGTDEEILPFVTSANIACGFHAGDPSIMKKTVAAALAHGVAIGAHPGLPDLAGFGRRNLDLTSEEAYDIVVYQVGALYGFVKAAGGKMQHVKPHGALYNMAAKNRALSDAIAQAVYDVNPELVLFGLSGSELVKAGQAVGLRIAHEVFADRTYQVDGSLTSRREANALITDTNEAVEQVIRMVKEGAVRSVQGQDVAIQADTVCIHGDGAHALAFARSIRQLLGQADIAVQSII from the coding sequence ATGTACAAGGTAGATATAAACTGTGACATGGGGGAGAGCTTTGGCGCATACCGGATGGGGACAGACGAAGAGATATTACCGTTCGTTACATCGGCGAATATCGCCTGTGGGTTTCATGCCGGAGATCCATCCATCATGAAGAAAACCGTGGCGGCGGCGCTTGCACACGGGGTTGCAATCGGGGCGCACCCTGGATTGCCTGATCTGGCAGGATTCGGACGCCGTAATCTCGATCTAACCTCGGAGGAAGCATATGATATCGTCGTCTATCAGGTTGGTGCCCTATATGGATTCGTTAAGGCGGCAGGCGGGAAGATGCAGCATGTTAAGCCGCACGGCGCATTATATAACATGGCTGCTAAAAATCGTGCGTTGTCAGATGCGATTGCGCAGGCGGTATATGATGTAAACCCAGAGCTGGTACTGTTCGGATTATCGGGCAGTGAGTTGGTTAAAGCGGGTCAGGCAGTGGGGCTTCGCATCGCACATGAAGTGTTTGCGGATCGGACATATCAGGTGGATGGGTCGCTGACTTCGCGCCGGGAAGCAAACGCACTCATTACGGATACAAATGAAGCAGTCGAGCAGGTCATTCGCATGGTAAAAGAAGGCGCCGTTCGCTCTGTGCAAGGACAGGACGTAGCGATTCAAGCGGACACCGTATGTATTCATGGTGATGGTGCGCATGCGCTTGCATTTGCCCGAAGCATTCGGCAGCTGCTGGGGCAGGCGGACATTGCTGTTCAATCTATCATATAA
- a CDS encoding acyl-CoA dehydrogenase family protein, producing the protein MAGRYMQEEHKIFRDAFRKFLEKEAYPYYNMWEKDGIIPREFWAKLGENGFLCPWIDERYGGLNADFVYEVIINEELERVGSSLIGVGLHNDIVVPYLDTFGTEEQKERWLPGCISGELITAIAMTEPGAGSDLAGIRTTAVRDGEHYILNGEKTFITNGIHADLVVVVCKTDPAAKPAYKGISLLVVDRNTPGFSRGKKLDKVGLRSQDTAELIFEDARVPVQNLLGEEGRGFYYLMDKLQQERLVVAIAAQVAAEEMLKLTMEYVQNRKAFGQSIGSFQNTRFKIAEMATQIEIGRTFLDDLIVNHMEGKEAVTQVSMAKWWLTDMAKQVASECMQLHGGYGYMEEYEIARRYRDIPVAAIYAGTTEIMKTIIAKNLGL; encoded by the coding sequence ATGGCAGGCAGATACATGCAGGAAGAACACAAAATATTTCGCGATGCATTCCGCAAGTTTTTAGAAAAAGAAGCGTATCCATATTATAACATGTGGGAGAAGGATGGTATCATCCCGCGCGAATTCTGGGCGAAGCTAGGGGAGAACGGCTTTCTGTGTCCATGGATAGATGAACGGTATGGCGGACTGAATGCGGATTTCGTGTATGAAGTGATTATTAACGAGGAATTGGAACGGGTTGGATCGAGCTTGATCGGAGTGGGACTACATAATGATATTGTCGTTCCGTATCTCGATACATTTGGGACCGAGGAACAGAAAGAACGTTGGCTTCCTGGCTGCATCAGTGGGGAGCTGATTACGGCGATTGCGATGACGGAACCGGGTGCTGGATCAGATCTGGCCGGAATCCGGACAACAGCGGTACGCGACGGTGAGCATTACATTCTCAATGGGGAGAAAACGTTCATTACAAACGGCATTCACGCCGATCTGGTCGTTGTCGTATGCAAAACCGATCCAGCGGCCAAACCGGCGTATAAAGGCATTAGCCTGCTTGTCGTAGATCGCAACACACCAGGATTCTCACGCGGCAAAAAGCTGGATAAAGTCGGTTTGCGCAGTCAGGACACAGCCGAGCTTATTTTTGAAGATGCACGTGTCCCGGTCCAGAACTTGCTCGGAGAGGAAGGCAGGGGCTTCTATTATTTGATGGATAAGCTGCAACAGGAGCGGCTGGTTGTAGCGATCGCTGCGCAAGTTGCCGCGGAGGAAATGCTGAAGCTAACAATGGAATACGTACAAAACCGGAAAGCGTTCGGCCAGTCGATTGGCAGCTTCCAGAATACTCGCTTCAAAATTGCCGAGATGGCAACGCAGATCGAGATTGGTCGTACGTTCTTAGATGATCTCATCGTCAATCATATGGAAGGCAAAGAAGCAGTCACACAAGTGTCGATGGCGAAATGGTGGCTGACCGATATGGCCAAGCAGGTCGCATCCGAATGCATGCAGCTGCACGGCGGCTATGGGTATATGGAAGAATACGAAATTGCCCGCAGGTACCGCGATATTCCGGTAGCGGCGATTTATGCAGGTACAACCGAAATTATGAAAACAATTATTGCGAAAAATTTGGGACTATAA
- a CDS encoding sigma 54-interacting transcriptional regulator — translation MIHRIGVIAVIQLREIMTPVTDYLSQSSTLEQAITIMKRKKWNIVPATDQDGRLLGVFTRSILYQMVLAGQPLHTPIHPFMKTDVVAFSVDTPYDIIEKVVENSNVGSGVVLDGEQRPIGLITSIDIARTLLRTSYSLREQLEAILATSQLGAVMTDEQNQVIFVNARFCDMLGCAEKQIIGRNITDVIPDIHTTEVQEMEQEVHKRIVVGNYRTIVRLSKYKTVKGQEGFIALFQNISEVERMAEELESVKRWKSMLQTVIDKAYDGIVMINQQGRISFVSPSLIELFELDESQTIHQPIDGVLPQLGLTRVVKSGLADISDFMEVNGIQYIVHRIPVLQDQHVVGAIGKIMFRQLQEVRERFKRFDRHEWKEGVARQQRRQAESSRFTFDEIITSDYQMEKLVRSVSKAAKGRSTILIRGESGTGKELFAHAIHSISPREEKPFVTVNCAAIPEHLLESEFFGYEEGAFTGAKHKGKVGKFDLAHGGTLFLDEVGDMSLPLQAKLLRVLQEGEFYRVGGTDRIHVDVRIISATNRPLEDMVEKGTFREDLFYRLNVISFEIPPLRLRKGDILLLCELFIKDLNKSNGTSVTSIDPEAQCVMLGYEWLGNVRELRNVLERAMVFAESGKIQLDDLPDYVLKKTSLPNNQQHPVLQQNLLNQAEQDTIQIALQKTNGNKSQAARLLGISRSVLYEKLKKYQISCL, via the coding sequence ATGATTCATAGAATAGGTGTGATAGCTGTGATTCAATTACGAGAGATTATGACGCCTGTGACCGACTATTTGAGTCAGTCGAGCACGCTAGAACAGGCGATCACTATTATGAAGCGAAAAAAATGGAACATTGTCCCGGCAACGGATCAGGATGGACGCTTGCTTGGCGTATTTACACGCAGCATTCTCTATCAAATGGTGCTTGCCGGGCAACCCTTGCATACGCCAATTCATCCGTTTATGAAAACGGATGTGGTAGCGTTTTCAGTCGATACGCCGTATGACATAATCGAAAAGGTTGTGGAGAATAGTAATGTCGGCTCCGGTGTTGTGCTTGACGGTGAGCAGCGCCCCATCGGTTTGATTACATCAATTGATATTGCCCGGACATTGCTTCGTACGAGCTACTCGTTGCGGGAACAGCTTGAAGCGATACTGGCTACGTCACAGCTAGGGGCAGTTATGACCGATGAACAAAATCAGGTTATTTTTGTGAATGCGCGATTTTGTGACATGCTCGGTTGTGCAGAGAAACAGATCATCGGGCGCAACATAACGGATGTAATCCCGGATATTCATACAACCGAAGTACAAGAAATGGAGCAAGAGGTTCACAAGCGAATTGTGGTTGGGAATTATCGTACTATTGTTCGTCTGTCCAAATATAAGACGGTTAAAGGACAGGAAGGGTTTATCGCCCTGTTTCAGAATATTTCGGAAGTGGAGCGGATGGCAGAAGAGCTTGAATCGGTCAAGCGGTGGAAATCGATGCTTCAGACCGTAATCGATAAAGCGTATGACGGTATTGTGATGATTAACCAACAGGGGCGCATCTCATTTGTAAGCCCGTCTCTTATTGAGCTGTTTGAGCTTGACGAATCCCAGACGATTCATCAGCCGATTGATGGCGTATTGCCACAGCTTGGGTTAACACGAGTTGTCAAAAGCGGACTGGCGGATATAAGCGATTTTATGGAAGTAAACGGCATTCAGTATATTGTACATCGGATTCCGGTTTTGCAAGATCAGCACGTGGTGGGTGCGATCGGAAAAATTATGTTTCGCCAGCTACAGGAAGTGCGGGAGCGCTTCAAACGATTTGATCGTCATGAATGGAAAGAAGGCGTGGCTAGACAGCAGCGACGGCAGGCAGAATCATCCCGTTTTACGTTTGATGAGATTATCACGAGCGACTATCAGATGGAGAAGCTTGTGCGCAGCGTAAGCAAGGCGGCAAAAGGGCGTTCAACGATTTTGATCCGGGGCGAAAGCGGGACCGGAAAAGAATTGTTTGCTCATGCGATTCATAGTATTAGCCCGCGCGAGGAAAAGCCATTTGTAACGGTGAATTGTGCTGCGATCCCAGAGCACCTATTGGAATCAGAATTTTTTGGCTATGAGGAGGGTGCATTTACCGGGGCGAAGCATAAAGGGAAAGTCGGCAAATTTGATCTTGCACATGGCGGGACGCTGTTTCTTGATGAAGTGGGAGATATGTCACTTCCACTACAGGCGAAGCTATTGCGCGTGTTGCAGGAAGGGGAGTTCTACCGGGTGGGTGGTACGGACCGCATTCATGTCGATGTACGGATCATTTCTGCGACGAATCGCCCGCTTGAGGATATGGTGGAGAAGGGGACGTTTCGCGAAGATTTGTTTTACCGTCTGAATGTCATTTCGTTTGAGATCCCCCCTTTACGTCTGCGAAAAGGCGACATTCTTTTATTATGTGAGTTGTTTATTAAGGATTTAAATAAAAGTAATGGGACAAGTGTTACGAGCATCGATCCCGAAGCACAGTGCGTGATGCTCGGGTATGAATGGCTGGGTAATGTTCGGGAGTTGCGCAATGTGTTGGAGCGGGCAATGGTATTTGCCGAATCGGGGAAAATCCAGCTCGATGATCTGCCGGATTATGTGTTGAAGAAAACATCGCTGCCAAATAATCAGCAGCACCCTGTTTTGCAGCAAAATTTATTAAATCAGGCCGAGCAGGATACGATTCAGATAGCTTTGCAGAAAACAAACGGCAATAAATCACAAGCAGCTCGCTTACTTGGGATCAGTCGTTCTGTCTTGTACGAAAAATTAAAGAAGTATCAGATAAGTTGTCTGTGA